In the Mus pahari chromosome 19, PAHARI_EIJ_v1.1, whole genome shotgun sequence genome, one interval contains:
- the LOC110336692 gene encoding cytochrome P450 2S1 → MEAAGTWALLLALLLLLLLALMLPRTPDRGHLPPGPTPLPLLGNLLQLRPGALYSGLLQLSKKYGPVFTVYLGPRRRVVVLVGHDAVREALGGQAEEFSGRGTLATLDKTFDGHGVFFANGERWKQLRKFTLLTLRDLGMGKREGEDLIQAEVQNLVEAFQKTEGRPFNPSMLLAQATSNVVCSLIFGIRLPYDDEEFQAVIRAAGGTLLGISSPWGQAYEMFSWLLQPLPGPHAQLQHHLGTLAAFTIQQVQKHQGCFHTSGPARDVVDAFLLKMAQEKQVPGTEFTEKNLLMTVTYLLFAGTMTIGATIRYALLLLLRYPQVQQRVREELIQELGPGRAPSLSDRVRLPYTDAVLHEVQRLLALVPMGMPHTITRTTCFRGYTLPKGTEVFPLIGSVLHDPAVFQNPGEFHPGRFLDDDGRLRKHEAFLPYSLGKRVCLGEGLARAELWLFFTAILQAFSLETPCPPGDLSLKPAISGLFNIPPDFQLRVWPTGDQSR, encoded by the exons ATGGAGGCAGCCGGCACCTGGGCGCTGCTGctggccctgctgctgctgctgctgctggctctgaTGCTACCCAGGACCCCGGACCGAGGCCACCTACCCCCGGGGCCCACGCCGCTGCCGTTGCTGGGGAACCTCCTGCAGCTGCGTCCCGGGGCTCTGTACTCGGGGCTCTTGCAG CTAAGTAAGAAGTATGGGCCTGTGTTCACGGTATACCTGGGCCCCCGACGGCGCGTGGTGGTCCTGGTTGGACATGATGCAGTTAGAGAAGCTTTGGGAGGTCAGGCTGAGGAATTCAGCGGGCGTGGAACATTGGCAACGCTGGACAAGACCTTCGATGGTCACG GAGTTTTCTTTGCCAATGGGGAGCGGTGGAAACAGCTGAGGAAATTCACCCTGCTCACTCTACGGGACCTGGGCATGGGCAAGCGAGAAGGCGAGGACCTGATCCAGGCGGAGGTGCAGAATCTGGTGGAGGCTTTCCAGAAGACAGAAG GACGTCCATTCAACCCTTCCATGCTGCTGGCCCAGGCCACCTCTAATGTCGTCTGTTCCCTCATCTTTGGCATCCGTTTACCCTATGACGATGAAGAGTTCCAGGCTGTGATCCGAGCAGCAGGTGGTACCTTGTTGGGAATCAGCTCTCCATGGGGCCAG GCCTACGAGATGTTCTCCTGGCTACTGCAGCCCCTGCCAGGCCCCCACGCACAGCTCCAGCACCACTTGGGCACCCTGGCTGCCTTCACTATCCAGCAGGTTCAGAAACACCAGGGATGCTTCCACACCTCAGGTCCTGCACGTGACGTCGTCGACGCCTTCCTGCTAAAGATGGCACAG GAGAAACAAGTCCCAGGTACAGAATTCACTGAGAAGAACTTGCTGATGACGGTCACATACCTGCTGTTTGCTGGGACGATGACCATCGGTGCCACCATCCGCTAtgccctcctgctcctgctgagATACCCTCAAGTCCAGC AGCGTGTCCGGGAGGAGCTGATCCAGGAGCTGGGTCCTGGCAGGGCTCCAAGTCTCAGTGATCGAGTTCGCCTCCCTTACACCGATGCTGTTTTACACGAGGTACAGCGGCTCCTGGCACTGGTACCCATGGGCATGCCCCACACCATCACGAGAACCACTTGCTTCCGAGGATACACTCTGCCAAAG GGCACTGAGGTCTTCCCTCTGATTGGCTCCGTACTGCATGACCCAGCGGTTTTCCAGAACCCAGGAGAGTTCCATCCAGGCCGCTTCCTGGACGATGATGGTCGGTTGAGAAAACACGAAGCCTTCCTGCCCTACTCCTTAG GTAAGCGAGTCTGCCTGGGAGAAGGCTTGGCTCGAGCAGAGTTGTGGCTCTTCTTCACTGCCATCTTGCAAGCCTTCTCCTTGGAGACCCCGTGCCCACCGGGTGacctgagtctgaagccagccatCAGTGGACTTTTCAACATCCCCCCGGATTTTCAGCTGCGGGTCTGGCCCACTGGCGACCAGTCCAGATGA